One Phoenix dactylifera cultivar Barhee BC4 chromosome 14, palm_55x_up_171113_PBpolish2nd_filt_p, whole genome shotgun sequence DNA window includes the following coding sequences:
- the LOC103708043 gene encoding N-alpha-acetyltransferase MAK3, giving the protein MAAAGAGGGGGEELAVVFSPSEIEYVSYGGEHHLPLIMGLVDDELSEPYSIFTYRYFVYLWPNLTFLAFHKGKCVGTVVCKMGEHRNTFRGYIAMLVVIKPYRGRGVATELVTRSIRVLMESGCEEVTLEAEVTNKGALALYGRLGFIRAKRLFRYYLNGVDAFRLKLLFPRPNPSFLSMPDKNDSQNQPDHHP; this is encoded by the exons ATGGCGGCGGcgggggccggcggcggcgggggagaggagcTGGCGGTGGTGTTCTCGCCGTCGGAGATCGAGTACGTGAGCTACGGTGGGGAGCACCACCTCCCGCTCATCATGGGGCTCGTTGACGACGAGCTCAGCGAGCCCTACTCCATCTTCACCTACCGCTACTTCGTCTACCTCTGGCCCAACCTCACCTTCCTC GCGTTCCACAAGGGCAAGTGCGTGGGGACGGTGGTGTGCAAGATGGGGGAGCACCGGAACACCTTTAGAGGATACATCGCGATGCTGGTCGTCATCAAACCTTATAGAGGGAGGGGCGTTG CTACTGAACTTGTTACTAGGTCTATCCGAGTGTTGATGGAATCTGGATGTGAGGAG GTAACTCTGGAAGCGGAAGTTACAAACAAGGGAGCTCTTGCACTATATGGTCGCCTAGGGTTCATAAGGGCGAAGAGGTTGTTCCGATATTACTTGAATGGAGTGGATGCTTTCCGCCTGAAGCTATTGTTCCCTCGCCCCAAtccctcctttctttctatgCCGGATAAAAATGACAGCCAGAACCAACCTGATCACCATCCATAA